Proteins found in one Rhodobacteraceae bacterium D3-12 genomic segment:
- the trxA gene encoding thioredoxin, whose translation MATVAVTDDTFDAEVKNSDIPVVVDFWAEWCGPCKMIGPVLEELSGEMEGKVKIVKVNVDENPNSPAQLGVRGIPALFIFKNGEVVSNTAGARPKAQMQSWIEESI comes from the coding sequence ATGGCAACTGTTGCTGTCACCGACGATACCTTCGACGCCGAAGTAAAAAATTCCGACATCCCCGTGGTTGTCGATTTCTGGGCCGAATGGTGCGGCCCTTGCAAAATGATCGGCCCGGTTCTGGAAGAGCTTTCCGGCGAAATGGAAGGCAAAGTCAAAATCGTTAAAGTCAACGTTGACGAAAACCCGAACTCCCCGGCGCAACTTGGCGTTCGCGGTATCCCGGCTCTGTTCATCTTCAAGAACGGCGAAGTGGTGTCCAACACCGCCGGCGCCCGCCCCAAAGCGCAAATGCAAAGCTGGATCGAAGAGTCGATCTAA
- a CDS encoding capsular biosynthesis protein, with protein MKTPNVMHFYLEPGLKESAEAGTHNFLNKLANVGRAAGMTLKFSGNSAAELAASDPTREFAVVHMEPAPHGRAVTVRRAYYYPFWSIELSEKRWEFDVALDDFYAASVPVEEAKQFVARWRRKWFDGWEAQERGHVYVPLQGRLLERRSFQECAPIEMIRDVLEFEPKRRVIAALHPKESYGEAEIAALEALGEKHRRLSVEVGEIERLLPGCKYIVTQNSSAGFAGYFWGKPLVLFGRIDFHHIAAKVWESEPAAAIGMAPDLAPDYDAYLYWFLQLRSINAGRPEAEEKIAARLRGFGWPT; from the coding sequence ATGAAGACACCGAACGTGATGCATTTCTATCTTGAACCGGGCCTGAAAGAGAGCGCCGAGGCGGGGACGCATAATTTCCTGAACAAACTGGCCAATGTCGGGCGTGCAGCGGGGATGACGCTTAAGTTTTCCGGCAACAGCGCGGCGGAATTGGCGGCGTCGGATCCGACGCGGGAATTTGCCGTGGTTCATATGGAGCCCGCGCCGCATGGCCGGGCGGTGACGGTGCGGCGGGCGTATTACTATCCGTTTTGGTCGATCGAGTTGAGCGAGAAGCGCTGGGAATTCGACGTGGCGCTGGATGATTTCTATGCGGCAAGCGTGCCGGTCGAGGAAGCAAAGCAATTCGTGGCGCGTTGGCGGCGCAAGTGGTTTGACGGCTGGGAAGCGCAAGAGCGTGGCCATGTTTATGTGCCGCTGCAGGGCCGTTTGTTAGAGCGACGTTCGTTTCAGGAATGCGCACCGATTGAAATGATCCGGGACGTGTTGGAGTTTGAGCCCAAACGCCGGGTGATCGCTGCGTTGCACCCCAAGGAGAGCTATGGGGAGGCCGAAATCGCCGCGCTTGAGGCGCTTGGCGAAAAGCATCGTCGGTTGAGCGTGGAGGTCGGCGAGATCGAGCGGCTTTTGCCGGGGTGCAAATACATCGTGACGCAGAATTCCAGCGCGGGGTTTGCCGGGTATTTCTGGGGCAAGCCGCTGGTTTTGTTTGGCCGGATTGATTTTCACCACATCGCCGCGAAAGTATGGGAGAGCGAACCCGCAGCTGCGATAGGCATGGCGCCGGATCTTGCGCCGGATTACGACGCCTATCTTTATTGGTTTCTTCAGCTTAGGTCGATTAACGCAGGTCGCCCGGAAGCCGAAGAAAAGATCGCGGCGCGGTTGCGCGGGTTTGGCTGGCCCACGTAG
- the hslV gene encoding ATP-dependent protease subunit HslV, whose product MAKDAFPGWHGTTIIGVKKGGQVVIAGDGQVSLGQTVIKGSARKVRKLSPGGYDVVAGFAGSTADAFTLLERLEAKLEATPGQLARASVELAKDWRTDKYLQKLEAMLIVTDGSELLVITGAGDVLEPEHDVTAIGSGGNFALAAARGMMDSDQDAETIARKAMAIAADICVYTNGNLTVETISK is encoded by the coding sequence ATGGCAAAAGACGCGTTTCCCGGTTGGCATGGCACCACCATTATCGGTGTTAAAAAAGGTGGTCAGGTGGTGATCGCCGGTGATGGTCAGGTCTCGCTCGGCCAGACCGTGATCAAAGGCAGCGCCCGCAAAGTCCGCAAGCTCAGCCCCGGTGGCTATGACGTTGTCGCAGGCTTTGCCGGATCAACCGCCGACGCCTTCACCCTCCTTGAACGGCTCGAGGCCAAGCTCGAAGCGACCCCCGGCCAATTGGCCCGTGCCTCGGTCGAGCTGGCCAAGGACTGGCGCACCGACAAATACCTGCAAAAGCTCGAGGCGATGCTGATCGTGACTGACGGCAGCGAACTTCTGGTCATCACCGGCGCGGGTGATGTGCTTGAGCCCGAACATGACGTGACCGCCATCGGCTCGGGTGGCAACTTTGCCCTCGCCGCCGCGCGCGGCATGATGGACAGCGACCAAGACGCCGAAACCATCGCACGCAAGGCCATGGCCATCGCTGCTGACATCTGCGTCTATACCAACGGCAATCTCACGGTCGAGACGATCTCTAAATGA
- the hslU gene encoding ATP-dependent protease ATPase subunit HslU → MTDLTPREIVSELDRFIIGQADAKRAVAVALRNRWRRKQLSDDLRDEVYPKNILMIGPTGVGKTEISRRLAKLARAPFIKVEATKFTEVGYVGRDVEQIVRDLIDAAIAMTREHMREDVKAKAHRAAEDRVLRAIAGEDAREGTLEMFRKKLKSGELDATEIELEVADTTNPMGGMFDIPGQPGGGQMGMMNIGDIFGKAFGGRTTRKKLTVAQSYELLISEEADKLLDDEIVNKAAVEAVEQNGIVFLDEIDKVAARQETRGGDVSREGVQRDLLPLIEGTTVSTKYGPVKTDHILFIASGAFHIAKPSDLLPELQGRLPIRVELRALTEDDFVRILTETDNALTRQYTALMATEEVTVEFTDEGIAALAKIAADVNQSVENIGARRLYTVLERVFEELSFTAPDRGGDAITVDAAFVDENLGELTKSADLSRYVL, encoded by the coding sequence ATGACCGACCTCACCCCCCGCGAAATCGTCTCCGAACTCGACCGTTTCATCATTGGACAGGCCGACGCCAAACGCGCCGTCGCCGTCGCCCTGCGCAACCGCTGGCGGCGCAAGCAGCTCTCCGATGATCTGCGCGACGAGGTTTACCCAAAGAACATCCTGATGATCGGCCCCACCGGCGTTGGCAAAACAGAAATCTCGCGCCGTCTGGCCAAACTCGCCCGCGCGCCGTTTATCAAGGTCGAAGCCACCAAGTTTACCGAGGTCGGCTATGTCGGGCGTGACGTGGAACAGATCGTGCGCGACCTGATTGATGCCGCCATCGCCATGACCCGCGAGCACATGCGCGAGGATGTCAAAGCCAAGGCCCACCGCGCCGCCGAAGACCGCGTGTTGCGCGCCATCGCTGGTGAAGACGCCCGCGAAGGCACCCTCGAAATGTTCCGCAAAAAGCTGAAATCGGGCGAGCTTGACGCGACCGAGATCGAGCTTGAAGTCGCAGACACCACAAACCCGATGGGCGGCATGTTCGACATTCCCGGCCAACCCGGCGGCGGCCAGATGGGCATGATGAATATCGGCGACATCTTCGGCAAAGCCTTCGGCGGGCGCACCACCCGCAAGAAGCTGACCGTGGCGCAAAGCTATGAGTTGCTGATCTCCGAAGAAGCCGACAAGCTGCTCGATGATGAAATCGTCAACAAGGCCGCTGTTGAGGCGGTCGAACAGAACGGCATCGTTTTCCTTGACGAAATCGACAAGGTCGCCGCCCGTCAGGAAACCCGCGGCGGTGATGTCTCCCGCGAAGGGGTGCAGCGCGACCTGCTGCCCCTGATCGAAGGCACCACCGTGTCGACCAAATATGGCCCGGTCAAAACCGACCATATCCTGTTCATCGCTTCGGGTGCATTCCACATCGCCAAACCGTCCGACCTCCTGCCCGAACTCCAAGGCCGCCTGCCGATCCGCGTCGAACTCCGCGCCCTGACCGAAGACGACTTCGTGCGCATCCTGACCGAAACCGACAACGCCCTGACCCGGCAATACACCGCCCTCATGGCAACCGAAGAAGTCACCGTCGAATTCACCGACGAAGGCATCGCCGCGCTGGCCAAAATCGCAGCGGACGTGAACCAGTCGGTCGAAAACATCGGTGCGCGGCGGCTCTATACCGTGCTTGAGCGCGTGTTCGAAGAACTCTCCTTCACTGCGCCCGACCGTGGCGGCGATGCAATCACCGTCGACGCCGCCTTTGTTGATGAAAACCTCGGCGAACTTACCAAGTCTGCCGATCTCAGCCGCTATGTGCTATAA